In a genomic window of Polycladomyces abyssicola:
- the ehuB gene encoding ectoine/hydroxyectoine ABC transporter substrate-binding protein EhuB: MSATACGLNFGLHGQDTLKRAKEEGVVTIGFANEKPYAYKDETGKVTGEAVEVARSVFKRMGINEIEPVLVDFGSLIPGLKSGRFDVITAGMYITPTRCKEVVFADPEYKIGEAIAVKKGNPKNLHSYKDIAANPKVKVAVMKGAVEVSYLQKSGVKENQIIIVPDQPSAISALESGRVDTITMTGPSLRAMMESTGAQDIEEVKDFKQPIVDEKSVLGYGAAAFRKEDKQFRDAFSRELAEMKKSGALLNVLEPFGFTEENLPDKKAEELCKP, encoded by the coding sequence GTGTCTGCAACGGCATGCGGGCTTAATTTTGGATTGCATGGCCAGGATACTCTCAAGCGTGCGAAAGAAGAGGGTGTTGTCACAATCGGGTTCGCCAATGAGAAACCTTATGCTTACAAAGATGAAACTGGTAAAGTGACGGGAGAGGCCGTCGAGGTTGCACGCTCTGTTTTTAAAAGAATGGGAATTAACGAAATCGAGCCGGTTTTGGTGGACTTTGGATCATTGATTCCCGGATTAAAATCAGGTCGTTTTGATGTCATTACCGCAGGGATGTACATTACACCGACTCGTTGCAAAGAAGTGGTGTTTGCCGACCCTGAATACAAAATCGGGGAAGCTATCGCTGTGAAAAAAGGCAATCCGAAGAATCTTCACAGCTATAAAGACATTGCCGCCAATCCGAAAGTGAAGGTCGCCGTAATGAAGGGGGCGGTTGAAGTTAGTTATTTGCAGAAATCAGGTGTGAAAGAGAATCAAATCATCATCGTTCCGGACCAGCCTTCCGCGATCTCCGCATTGGAATCCGGACGGGTGGATACGATCACGATGACCGGTCCTTCTTTACGGGCCATGATGGAATCTACCGGTGCCCAAGATATCGAGGAAGTGAAGGACTTTAAACAGCCGATTGTGGACGAAAAAAGTGTACTGGGATATGGAGCGGCTGCCTTCCGAAAAGAAGATAAACAATTTCGCGATGCCTTCAGTCGAGAATTGGCGGAAATGAAAAAGTCCGGTGCATTATTGAATGTTCTCGAGCCGTTCGGATTCACTGAAGAGAACTTGCCCGATAAAAAGGCTGAAGAACTGTGCAAACCTTAA
- the ectA gene encoding diaminobutyrate acetyltransferase — protein MNKVVLRQPQVADGTSIWHLVRDTGVLDVNSPYSYLMLCKFFSDTCVVAEQEGQIVGFVSAFRLPADQQTLFVWQVAVAESQRGKGLGKALLKALIRREACKNVRYLEATVSPSNLSSEALFRGFARDFATRCEVSECFPAHLFPGGNHESEMTFRIGPFRYQT, from the coding sequence ATGAACAAAGTAGTGCTTCGCCAACCGCAGGTAGCGGATGGAACCAGTATCTGGCACCTGGTTAGGGATACCGGAGTGTTGGACGTCAATTCCCCTTACAGTTATCTGATGCTGTGCAAGTTTTTTTCGGATACTTGTGTGGTGGCCGAACAGGAGGGACAAATCGTCGGTTTTGTGTCAGCGTTTCGACTACCGGCAGACCAGCAAACCCTCTTTGTGTGGCAGGTGGCGGTGGCCGAGTCTCAACGGGGCAAAGGGTTGGGAAAGGCACTCCTGAAAGCGTTGATCCGTCGGGAAGCTTGCAAGAATGTCCGTTACCTTGAAGCAACTGTCTCTCCGTCGAATCTTTCATCCGAGGCTTTATTCCGGGGATTCGCACGGGATTTTGCAACGCGCTGCGAAGTTTCGGAGTGTTTCCCCGCCCATCTGTTTCCGGGGGGAAATCATGAGTCGGAGATGACATTTCGGATCGGACCATTTCGTTATCAAACTTAA
- a CDS encoding alpha/beta hydrolase — MSVGVSVENYEDRLCTWDGVHLRYRTWLPHESRGVAVLVHGAGEHLGLYEHLGERFIRDGFGLVLYDLRGFGCSEGRCGHITHFHEYLNDLDQLVHVFRKKLGNRRIYLIGHSLGGLIVARYVQHRPDHVDGIVLSAPALGLRIHVPISVKRLISIISRVAPSFSVNPYGLIKKAQRIPRLKSFVTYNVQTKLVDPLIPLKYSFRWIQQLLVQTEEALQNVARITVPTLCICGKNDTLIPEDIVRQFFDSLTVKEKEWLLLPEFGHRILHSEQSTSVIDTLIGWLKRQEQVAIRG; from the coding sequence GTGTCTGTCGGGGTGTCTGTAGAGAACTATGAGGACAGGCTATGTACATGGGATGGGGTTCATCTTCGGTATCGGACGTGGCTTCCTCATGAATCCCGCGGTGTCGCGGTGTTGGTACATGGTGCGGGTGAGCACTTGGGATTATACGAACATTTGGGGGAAAGGTTTATTCGGGATGGATTCGGTTTGGTTTTGTATGATTTGCGAGGATTTGGCTGTTCTGAAGGAAGATGCGGTCATATCACACATTTTCATGAATACCTGAATGATCTGGACCAGCTGGTGCATGTATTCAGGAAAAAACTGGGAAATCGCCGTATTTACTTGATCGGACACAGCTTGGGAGGGTTGATCGTTGCCCGTTATGTCCAACACCGGCCTGATCATGTCGACGGTATTGTTTTATCCGCTCCTGCTCTAGGTTTGCGGATTCACGTCCCGATCTCTGTGAAGCGGTTGATCTCCATCATCAGCCGGGTAGCGCCTTCATTCAGTGTCAATCCATATGGCTTGATAAAAAAAGCGCAACGCATTCCGAGGCTGAAGTCGTTTGTGACCTATAATGTTCAAACCAAGTTGGTAGACCCGTTGATCCCCCTCAAATATTCCTTCCGTTGGATTCAGCAGCTGCTTGTCCAAACTGAAGAAGCGTTGCAAAACGTGGCCAGAATCACCGTTCCCACCCTGTGTATCTGTGGTAAAAATGATACCTTGATCCCTGAGGATATCGTTCGCCAGTTTTTTGACTCGTTAACAGTAAAGGAAAAAGAGTGGCTCCTTCTCCCCGAATTCGGGCACCGTATCCTTCACTCCGAACAATCCACTTCGGTTATTGACACTTTGATCGGCTGGCTGAAACGGCAGGAGCAAGTAGCTATTCGGGGATGA
- the ehuA gene encoding ectoine/hydroxyectoine ABC transporter ATP-binding protein EhuA, with protein MKSDNIKSITVQPEPIVRYRKVSKFYGETQVLHEIDFDLAPAEKVAVIGPSGSGKTTFARILMTLERPTSGTIEVDGELLWHKKKGGKLVPADEKHLHQVRGKIGMVFQQFNLFPHMNILRNVTEAPIKVLGLSKEEATEQAKTMLEKVGLLDKMDAYPSQLSGGQQQRVAIARALVMQPKIMLFDEVTSALDPELVGEVLGVIKEIAAEGNMAMLLITHEMGFAREVADRVVFFDEGRIMEEGPPEKIFGNSHPKSPRLSKFLGSFCEQTLGSMSN; from the coding sequence ATGAAATCGGATAATATAAAATCCATTACGGTTCAACCGGAACCAATTGTGCGTTACCGAAAGGTCAGCAAGTTTTATGGCGAGACTCAAGTATTACACGAAATCGATTTCGATTTGGCTCCGGCAGAAAAAGTAGCAGTCATTGGGCCGAGCGGGTCCGGCAAGACTACATTTGCCCGTATTTTGATGACGTTGGAAAGGCCGACGTCGGGGACGATTGAAGTAGACGGTGAGTTGCTCTGGCACAAAAAAAAGGGTGGAAAGCTTGTTCCGGCTGATGAAAAGCATCTGCATCAAGTGCGCGGCAAAATTGGAATGGTGTTTCAGCAGTTTAATCTGTTTCCGCACATGAACATTTTACGAAATGTGACGGAGGCTCCGATCAAGGTATTGGGATTATCTAAGGAAGAAGCGACAGAGCAGGCCAAAACAATGCTTGAAAAAGTGGGGTTGCTGGATAAGATGGACGCTTATCCATCACAATTATCTGGCGGCCAGCAGCAACGGGTGGCGATTGCCCGTGCCTTGGTGATGCAACCCAAGATCATGTTGTTTGATGAGGTGACATCTGCGTTGGACCCGGAGCTTGTCGGCGAGGTGCTCGGGGTGATCAAGGAGATTGCTGCTGAAGGGAATATGGCGATGTTGTTAATTACGCATGAAATGGGTTTTGCCCGGGAAGTGGCGGATCGGGTCGTTTTCTTTGACGAAGGACGAATTATGGAAGAAGGACCCCCGGAAAAGATTTTTGGTAACAGTCATCCGAAAAGTCCACGCTTAAGTAAGTTTTTGGGCAGTTTCTGTGAGCAGACTTTAGGGTCGATGTCCAATTAG
- the ehuD gene encoding ectoine/hydroxyectoine ABC transporter permease subunit EhuD: MGWSWKFTLQILPQLLDALKITISATVVSFLIALVGGLLLAFARRSEVKLLSWVTGGFVEFVRSTPPLVQLFFIFYVAPHFGLMLSPFTAGVLGLGIHFSTYLSEVYRAGIDAVPRGQWEAAIALNFSKSQTWMRIILPQAIRPIVPVLGNYLIVMFKETPLLSAITLIELLSQAQIIGSNSFRYLEPITLVGVFFLILSYLSSLLVRRLESRLKINQKGLIN; encoded by the coding sequence GTGGGATGGTCTTGGAAATTTACTTTGCAAATTTTACCGCAACTTCTCGATGCATTGAAGATTACGATTAGTGCAACGGTCGTCTCTTTCTTGATTGCACTTGTCGGCGGCCTGTTATTAGCCTTTGCACGACGGTCTGAGGTAAAACTTTTGTCATGGGTGACCGGCGGTTTTGTCGAATTTGTGCGCAGCACACCGCCATTAGTTCAGTTGTTCTTCATTTTTTATGTGGCACCTCATTTTGGGTTGATGTTGTCTCCGTTCACGGCTGGTGTGTTGGGATTGGGCATTCACTTTAGCACCTATCTGTCGGAGGTATACAGGGCAGGGATTGATGCAGTACCGCGCGGGCAATGGGAAGCTGCCATCGCGCTCAACTTTTCAAAATCACAAACGTGGATGCGGATTATTCTCCCGCAGGCCATCCGGCCGATTGTTCCCGTATTGGGCAACTATCTGATCGTGATGTTCAAAGAAACGCCTCTTTTATCGGCAATCACACTGATTGAGTTGCTGAGTCAAGCACAAATTATTGGCTCCAATTCATTCCGCTATTTGGAACCCATTACACTTGTGGGGGTATTTTTCCTCATATTGAGTTACCTTTCCTCACTCTTGGTACGACGCTTGGAATCAAGGCTCAAAATCAATCAAAAAGGATTAATTAACTGA
- the ehuC gene encoding ectoine/hydroxyectoine ABC transporter permease subunit EhuC yields MISIGVFEKILPALLQGLGITVQLTIYSAILAFFVSFLIGFGRLSRFYPIRVVCSVFVVVFRGTSLLVQLFWLYFVLPQLGIWLPADLAGLLALGLNAGAYGSEIVRSSILAIPKGQIEAAIALNMTPGQRMRSVILPQAFRIMLPSFGNLLIELLKGTSLVSLITISDMTFQATTLRTNMNQHTPEIFGLLLILYFLVAYPLTLGVRWLERRLSTGRS; encoded by the coding sequence GTGATTTCGATCGGGGTCTTCGAAAAAATATTGCCAGCTTTGCTGCAAGGGCTTGGAATTACGGTTCAGCTGACGATCTATTCGGCCATATTGGCCTTTTTCGTCTCCTTTTTAATAGGATTCGGACGCCTGTCGAGATTTTATCCGATCCGAGTGGTGTGCAGTGTTTTTGTTGTAGTTTTCCGCGGGACCTCTTTGCTCGTTCAATTGTTTTGGCTTTATTTTGTCCTGCCGCAGCTTGGCATCTGGTTACCGGCGGATTTAGCGGGTTTGCTCGCACTCGGTCTTAACGCTGGGGCGTATGGATCAGAAATCGTCCGCAGCTCGATACTGGCTATCCCCAAGGGGCAGATCGAGGCGGCTATTGCGCTGAACATGACACCGGGGCAAAGGATGCGAAGTGTGATCCTGCCGCAGGCGTTTCGGATCATGTTACCATCTTTCGGTAATCTCCTCATCGAATTGTTGAAAGGAACCTCCTTGGTTTCCTTGATTACGATTTCTGATATGACATTTCAAGCGACAACCTTACGGACAAATATGAATCAGCATACCCCTGAAATATTCGGTCTGTTGCTCATCCTGTATTTTCTCGTCGCATATCCGCTGACGTTGGGCGTGCGCTGGTTGGAGCGCAGACTTTCAACGGGGAGGTCTTAA